A genomic region of Friedmanniella luteola contains the following coding sequences:
- a CDS encoding LLM class flavin-dependent oxidoreductase produces the protein MPIEFLGIGATHDGSETNPRSGGSFDPDYTVRLARAHQDHGWDRVLTAYGSGSPDPAQAAALIAARTDTLQVLVAHRPNLSIPTFAAKTLATLDHIADGRVTVHMITGGSDHEQQREGDFLGKDERYGRTREYIQILKQVWTRHEAFDFTGEHYRFADFVADVFPVQQPRPQISFGGSSDAAYAVGTAEADVFCLWGEPLADTREQIERVRREAAAAGRTTPPRIQVAFRPILAPTEAQAWAKAEETVRRIETLKSGGQQFRRAPGAPENTGSQRLLEIADRGDRHDTILYSGTAKATGGAGNSNALVGTPDQVAEALLAYVDLGVDIISARGYDTLQDAVDFGDQVIPLVRAEVARRDAVAA, from the coding sequence ATGCCCATCGAGTTCCTCGGCATCGGAGCCACCCACGACGGCTCGGAGACCAACCCGCGCTCCGGCGGCAGCTTCGACCCGGACTACACCGTCCGGCTCGCGCGGGCCCACCAGGACCACGGGTGGGACCGGGTCCTCACGGCCTACGGGTCCGGATCACCCGACCCGGCCCAGGCGGCCGCCCTGATCGCCGCCCGCACGGACACGCTGCAGGTCCTGGTCGCGCACCGGCCGAACCTCTCGATCCCGACGTTCGCCGCGAAGACGCTGGCCACGCTCGACCACATCGCGGACGGCCGGGTGACCGTGCACATGATCACCGGGGGCAGCGACCACGAGCAGCAGCGCGAGGGCGACTTCCTGGGCAAGGACGAGCGGTACGGCCGCACCCGGGAGTACATCCAGATCCTCAAGCAGGTGTGGACCCGGCACGAGGCGTTCGACTTCACCGGCGAGCACTACCGGTTCGCGGACTTCGTCGCCGACGTCTTCCCGGTCCAGCAGCCGCGGCCGCAGATCAGCTTCGGCGGCTCCTCCGACGCGGCGTACGCCGTCGGGACCGCCGAAGCGGACGTGTTCTGCCTCTGGGGCGAGCCGCTGGCCGACACCCGGGAGCAGATCGAGCGGGTCCGTCGCGAGGCGGCGGCGGCCGGCCGGACGACCCCCCCGCGGATCCAGGTCGCGTTCCGGCCGATCCTCGCGCCCACGGAGGCGCAGGCCTGGGCCAAGGCCGAGGAGACCGTGCGCCGGATCGAGACGCTGAAGTCCGGTGGCCAGCAGTTCCGGCGCGCGCCCGGCGCTCCCGAGAACACGGGCTCGCAGCGGCTGCTGGAGATCGCCGACCGCGGCGACCGGCACGACACGATCCTGTACTCGGGGACGGCGAAGGCCACCGGCGGTGCCGGGAACTCCAACGCCCTGGTCGGGACGCCGGACCAGGTGGCCGAGGCGCTGCTGGCCTACGTCGACCTGGGCGTCGACATCATCTCCGCCCGCGGCTACGACACCTTGCAGGACGCGGTCGACTTCGGCGACCAGGTGATCCCCCTCGTCCGGGCCGAGGTGGCGCGCCGGGACGCGGTGGCGGCATGA
- a CDS encoding aminotransferase class V-fold PLP-dependent enzyme: MSLLTHPVETRAADDVAPLLPVVGRGQSVPLVDGRSARSVHLDNAASAPALQAVADHVTAVLPSYASVHRGAGYLSQVCTRLYEQARTEVARFVGARDDDVVVFTRNTTDALTLLSGAVPGEVVVLDVEHHANLLPWQRGTARVVRAHDTVVATEAALAAELGRRPAALLAVTGASNVTGEVPPLARLAALAHAHGARIVVDAAQLVPHRGVDVAGLDLDHVAFSGHKLYAPFGAGALVGRRDWLDAAPPHQAGGGAVREVTTTATAWAASPERHEGGTPNVLGVAALAEACRALRAVGFDRVRAHEAVLHRRLVDGLRDRGLEPLRIWADAADVVGVVSFTVPGFAAAQVAAFLSAEHGVGVRDGRFCAHPLLARLGASDGAVRASLGVGSSSADVDRLLDALDRLRADGPRWTYTSAAGSCRPSPDPRPLPAWWTGAGRLDEPSAAPSSPCTPADTPAPTGEPR, translated from the coding sequence ATGAGCCTGCTCACCCACCCCGTCGAGACCCGCGCGGCGGACGACGTCGCCCCGCTGCTGCCGGTCGTCGGCCGCGGCCAGTCCGTCCCCCTGGTCGACGGGCGGAGCGCCCGCTCCGTGCACCTGGACAACGCGGCCAGCGCTCCGGCCCTGCAGGCGGTCGCCGACCACGTCACCGCGGTGCTGCCCTCCTACGCCAGCGTCCACCGCGGCGCGGGTTACCTGTCGCAGGTCTGCACCCGGCTCTACGAGCAGGCCCGCACCGAGGTGGCGCGGTTCGTGGGCGCTCGCGACGACGACGTGGTGGTCTTCACCCGCAACACCACCGACGCCCTCACCCTGCTCAGCGGTGCTGTCCCGGGGGAGGTGGTGGTGCTGGACGTCGAGCACCACGCCAACCTGCTGCCGTGGCAGCGGGGCACGGCGCGCGTGGTCCGCGCCCACGACACCGTCGTCGCGACCGAGGCCGCCCTGGCCGCCGAGCTCGGCCGGCGGCCGGCGGCCCTGCTCGCGGTCACCGGCGCCTCCAACGTCACGGGCGAGGTGCCACCACTGGCCCGGCTGGCGGCCCTGGCCCACGCCCACGGCGCCCGGATCGTCGTCGACGCCGCGCAGCTGGTCCCGCACCGCGGGGTCGACGTGGCCGGGCTCGACCTCGACCACGTCGCCTTCTCCGGGCACAAGCTCTACGCTCCGTTCGGGGCGGGCGCCCTGGTGGGCCGCCGGGACTGGCTGGACGCGGCCCCGCCGCACCAGGCCGGGGGCGGCGCCGTCCGCGAGGTGACCACGACCGCGACCGCGTGGGCCGCCAGCCCGGAGCGGCACGAGGGCGGGACCCCGAACGTGCTCGGCGTCGCGGCTCTCGCCGAAGCCTGCCGCGCCCTGCGCGCGGTCGGGTTCGACCGGGTGCGGGCCCACGAAGCGGTCCTGCACCGCCGCCTCGTCGACGGGCTCCGCGACCGCGGCCTCGAGCCGCTGCGGATCTGGGCGGACGCGGCGGACGTGGTCGGCGTCGTCAGCTTCACCGTCCCCGGCTTCGCGGCGGCCCAGGTGGCTGCCTTCCTCTCCGCCGAGCACGGCGTGGGCGTCCGCGACGGCCGGTTCTGCGCGCACCCCCTGCTGGCCCGGCTGGGAGCGTCCGACGGCGCCGTCCGCGCCAGCCTCGGGGTGGGCAGCAGCTCCGCCGACGTCGACCGCCTGCTCGACGCCCTCGACCGCTTGCGGGCCGACGGGCCCCGCTGGACCTATACCAGCGCGGCCGGGAGCTGTCGACCCTCACCCGACCCCCGACCCCTGCCCGCCTGGTGGACCGGCGCCGGTCGTCTCGACGAGCCGTCCGCGGCCCCGTCCTCACCGTGCACCCCCGCCGACACCCCTGCACCCACCGGAGAACCCCGATGA
- a CDS encoding cyclic nucleotide-binding domain-containing protein, translating to MRRSASVTSVSWIPSEAISGLMKIPFSLGVGQYDDPPPAELGDLAAWRDADRFRFANRLEAWIEVDDRGQVTAHGYAGGGLMGSTTVRVGPRSITFAAIAYPDLQREPERGDGCVRFEQTVGGRTGAPMPRAVNRPPFLQLIAPTVWTTLQLTLHADGRAAWQLAGASPFPRHWVYDEGGALVAKSGLTDFSRWSQECFGDHSPWGDVASPAVVTLAETALERTLSAAIMRGGAKPRVRTLAPGEELVRQGDPAGPVFLLLDGVLDVLVDDVLVAEVGPGAVGGERALLEGGRRTATLRARTPARVAEASGDQVDLHALRRLAEGHRREERRGHQPVG from the coding sequence ATGCGTCGGTCAGCGTCGGTCACGTCCGTCTCGTGGATCCCGTCCGAGGCGATCTCGGGGCTCATGAAGATCCCGTTCTCCCTCGGCGTGGGGCAGTACGACGACCCGCCGCCTGCGGAGCTCGGGGACCTCGCGGCCTGGCGCGACGCCGACCGGTTCCGCTTCGCGAACCGCCTGGAGGCCTGGATCGAGGTCGACGACCGCGGCCAGGTCACCGCGCACGGCTACGCGGGCGGGGGCCTGATGGGCTCCACCACGGTGCGCGTCGGACCGAGGTCGATCACCTTCGCGGCGATCGCCTACCCCGACCTGCAGAGGGAGCCGGAGCGGGGCGACGGCTGCGTCCGCTTCGAGCAGACGGTCGGCGGACGGACCGGTGCCCCGATGCCGAGGGCCGTGAACCGGCCACCCTTCCTCCAGCTCATCGCGCCGACGGTGTGGACGACGCTGCAGCTCACCCTGCACGCCGACGGACGTGCCGCGTGGCAGCTGGCGGGGGCCAGTCCCTTCCCGCGCCACTGGGTCTACGACGAGGGCGGGGCGCTCGTGGCCAAGAGCGGGCTCACCGACTTCAGCCGGTGGTCCCAGGAGTGCTTCGGTGACCACAGCCCGTGGGGGGACGTCGCCAGCCCGGCCGTGGTGACCCTGGCGGAGACCGCGCTGGAGCGGACCCTGTCCGCGGCGATCATGCGCGGCGGCGCCAAGCCGCGGGTGCGCACCCTCGCCCCGGGCGAGGAGCTGGTCCGGCAGGGCGATCCGGCGGGTCCGGTCTTCCTGCTGCTGGACGGGGTCCTCGACGTGCTGGTCGACGACGTCCTGGTCGCTGAGGTGGGACCCGGTGCGGTCGGCGGTGAACGGGCCCTGCTCGAGGGCGGCCGGCGGACCGCCACCCTGCGCGCCCGGACCCCGGCGCGGGTCGCGGAGGCGTCCGGCGACCAGGTGGACCTGCACGCGCTGCGCCGGCTGGCGGAAGGGCATCGGCGCGAGGAGCGACGGGGTCACCAGCCCGTCGGGTGA
- a CDS encoding lysozyme, with protein sequence MRARLRTGLVALTAVLTAAAWAPGAVAAPATAGSGTDPSSATVVGPHLYRVTADIDGRTARNLANHAVVDQYPEGSSVLVVCQSTGDVAYGGSRIWDLTSDGLWVPDELVPTGTSGSYAPDLPRCTIPQTYVAARTLDGRTARVLSNHARPDRYPRGSRVQITCQALGGPTYHGSSLWDRTVDGLWIPDHFLRTGTAGWVTGLPRCEAGDTVTPAPAPAADSPARAGQDRQLSVQGASFIAAYEGYRSTAYDDAGGHCTIGYGHLVHLGGCSRADAARWGSLTQDEALALLWQDAQTYAAGVRAALPRTPLSQAQFDALVSLSYNIGNGGFRGSAVRASLAGSTPDHAAVPDLMLRWVSSSGVELPGLRRRRLNEGRLFSTGSYAIIPARPYSLS encoded by the coding sequence ATGAGGGCACGGCTGCGGACGGGGCTGGTCGCGTTGACCGCCGTGCTGACCGCGGCGGCGTGGGCACCCGGCGCCGTGGCGGCGCCAGCCACGGCCGGCTCGGGCACCGACCCCAGCTCCGCCACCGTCGTCGGTCCGCACCTGTACCGGGTCACCGCCGACATCGACGGACGGACCGCCCGCAACCTCGCCAACCACGCGGTCGTCGACCAGTACCCGGAGGGGTCCTCGGTCCTCGTGGTGTGCCAGTCGACCGGCGACGTCGCGTACGGCGGGAGCAGGATCTGGGACCTCACCTCCGACGGGCTCTGGGTCCCCGACGAGCTGGTCCCCACCGGGACGAGCGGCTCCTACGCACCCGACCTGCCCCGGTGCACCATCCCGCAGACCTACGTCGCGGCTCGAACGCTCGACGGACGGACCGCACGGGTGCTGAGCAACCATGCACGGCCCGACCGCTATCCCCGCGGCAGCCGCGTCCAGATCACCTGCCAGGCCCTGGGCGGCCCGACCTACCACGGATCCTCCCTGTGGGACCGCACCGTCGACGGCCTGTGGATACCCGACCACTTCCTGAGGACCGGGACCGCGGGCTGGGTGACCGGCCTCCCCCGGTGCGAGGCGGGCGACACCGTCACACCCGCACCCGCACCCGCTGCGGACTCCCCCGCCCGGGCCGGGCAGGACCGGCAGCTCAGCGTCCAGGGCGCCTCGTTCATCGCGGCCTACGAGGGCTACCGCTCCACGGCCTACGACGATGCCGGCGGGCACTGCACCATCGGGTACGGCCACCTCGTCCACCTCGGCGGCTGCTCGCGAGCGGACGCCGCCCGCTGGGGCAGCCTGACCCAGGACGAGGCCCTGGCCCTGCTGTGGCAGGACGCGCAGACCTACGCGGCCGGGGTCCGGGCCGCGCTCCCCCGCACCCCGCTCTCGCAGGCCCAGTTCGACGCCCTGGTCAGCCTGTCCTACAACATCGGCAACGGCGGTTTCCGCGGCAGCGCGGTGAGGGCGAGCCTCGCCGGCAGCACCCCGGACCACGCGGCGGTGCCTGACCTGATGCTGAGGTGGGTCTCCTCGAGCGGGGTCGAGCTCCCCGGGCTGCGCCGGCGCCGGCTCAACGAGGGCAGGCTCTTCAGCACCGGCTCGTACGCGATCATCCCGGCCCGCCCCTACAGCCTGTCCTGA
- a CDS encoding glutathione S-transferase C-terminal domain-containing protein yields the protein MTLTTPSTRFASPVDTERHGEYRIHQRPEDPRPLYRFTGRLSSDGSTAFHAEPGRYHLYAGWFCPWAQRVVLQIAANGLLGSSGGEGGRPPSGVPGAIGVSYVDDARDGRGWAFRETHGPDPVNGFTLLRQAYEATEPGFDGHISVPTLWDTTTGRVVSNDFVTLGIDIATQFTGSRWPGVDTYPAHLRAEIEELDAWVGPAVNRGAGRARGQGPAAEQARTDLLAAFTRLDDLLADRSFLVGQGLTEADFRLWVTLARYDVQTNATGQVGPPLTAWPHLARYAGWLAELPAFRATTRWASFSAPGTSPSFLPSSPVRSHP from the coding sequence ATGACCCTCACCACGCCCAGCACCCGCTTCGCCAGCCCCGTCGACACCGAGCGCCACGGCGAGTACCGGATCCACCAGCGCCCGGAGGACCCGCGGCCGCTCTACCGCTTCACCGGCCGGCTCAGCTCCGACGGCTCCACCGCCTTCCACGCCGAACCCGGCCGCTACCACCTCTACGCCGGCTGGTTCTGCCCCTGGGCGCAGCGGGTGGTGCTGCAGATCGCGGCCAACGGACTCCTCGGCTCGTCGGGGGGTGAGGGGGGTCGTCCCCCCTCCGGGGTTCCCGGGGCGATCGGCGTCTCCTACGTCGACGACGCCCGGGACGGCCGCGGCTGGGCCTTCCGCGAGACGCACGGACCCGACCCGGTCAACGGCTTCACGCTGCTCCGCCAGGCCTACGAGGCCACCGAGCCCGGCTTCGACGGCCACATCAGCGTCCCGACGCTGTGGGACACCACGACCGGACGGGTGGTGAGCAACGACTTCGTGACGCTGGGGATCGACATCGCCACCCAGTTCACCGGCTCCCGCTGGCCGGGGGTCGACACCTACCCCGCGCACCTCCGCGCCGAGATCGAGGAGCTCGACGCCTGGGTCGGTCCGGCGGTCAACCGGGGCGCCGGCCGGGCCCGCGGCCAGGGTCCCGCGGCCGAGCAGGCCCGGACCGACCTGCTCGCCGCGTTCACCCGGCTCGACGACCTGCTCGCCGACCGGAGCTTCCTGGTCGGCCAGGGGTTGACCGAGGCCGACTTCCGGCTGTGGGTGACCCTGGCGCGCTACGACGTGCAGACCAACGCCACCGGTCAGGTCGGCCCGCCCCTCACCGCCTGGCCGCACCTGGCCCGGTACGCCGGCTGGCTCGCCGAGCTGCCGGCCTTCCGCGCCACCACCCGCTGGGCCAGCTTCAGCGCGCCCGGCACCTCCCCGTCCTTCCTGCCCTCCAGCCCCGTCAGGAGCCACCCGTGA
- a CDS encoding FAD/NAD(P)-binding protein yields MVEPEDDGTGTAGAASLVLVLVGLGPRGAGLLERLVSNAAVLDRGPVEVHLVDPFPPGPGRVWRDDQSELLRLNTTAEDLTAFVDASVTMDGPVTSGPTLFAWCRSEGAELPDAALVAEAAALGPLDFPSRRLASAYLAAAFDRAVARAPAGMTITSHAQRAVDVVRSDAGGRDRVVLDDGATLLADAVVLLTSHVDVAPAPPYAALAAFADDHGLTYLPPAYGGDLDLGPVGAGEDVLVRGFGLGFVDLMILLTEGRGGKFLTDPTDDDGARLRYEPSGAEPRLLVGSRRGVPYHAKPMYRLQAPRPAATTFCTPGAVTALLEQGRPITFLRDLWPLVGREVTWAYYLELAQGHPGRVRVPWPQFAATFADLEWGSAGYAQWIATVVPDPADRLDLAALDRPLRDRQVADRAELARLVRSYVRADLARRQDVAFSADLGAFHALLAVLPVLGPALASPQMDPRSLVQEFLGWFMGFFSFYASGPPPDRLEQLLALEEAGVVAFLGGGLEISTDPDRGAFVARSTTVPGEVRARTLVDATLPAFDLGRTEDPLLAALAARGEAVGQVLTAADGERLETGQLAVDPAHRLRRADGSSASRRFALGMHTTVKSAAFARPASNGPVHRHNDQVARTLLALAPLPDPPPIDDPTAAPGGPGGQ; encoded by the coding sequence GTGGTGGAGCCTGAGGACGACGGCACGGGGACGGCGGGCGCCGCGTCCCTGGTGCTCGTCCTGGTCGGGCTGGGCCCGCGGGGCGCCGGGTTGCTGGAGCGGCTGGTCAGCAACGCCGCAGTCCTGGACCGGGGCCCCGTCGAGGTGCACCTCGTCGACCCGTTCCCGCCCGGCCCCGGCCGGGTGTGGCGCGACGACCAGTCCGAGCTGCTCCGGCTCAACACGACCGCCGAGGACCTGACGGCGTTCGTGGACGCGAGCGTCACGATGGACGGGCCGGTGACCAGCGGGCCCACCCTGTTCGCGTGGTGCCGCAGCGAGGGGGCGGAGCTCCCCGACGCCGCCCTGGTGGCCGAGGCGGCGGCGCTGGGTCCGCTGGACTTCCCGAGCCGCCGGCTGGCCAGCGCGTACCTCGCCGCCGCCTTCGACCGGGCCGTCGCGCGCGCCCCGGCCGGGATGACGATCACCAGCCACGCGCAGCGGGCGGTCGACGTCGTGCGGTCGGACGCCGGAGGACGCGACCGCGTGGTCCTCGACGACGGTGCGACGCTGCTCGCGGACGCGGTGGTGCTGCTCACCAGCCACGTCGACGTCGCGCCGGCGCCGCCGTACGCCGCCCTCGCGGCGTTCGCGGACGACCACGGCCTGACCTACCTGCCACCCGCCTACGGCGGTGACCTCGACCTCGGCCCGGTGGGGGCGGGCGAGGACGTCCTCGTCCGCGGCTTCGGGCTCGGTTTCGTCGACCTGATGATCCTGCTGACCGAGGGCCGGGGCGGGAAGTTCCTGACCGACCCGACCGACGACGACGGCGCGCGGCTCCGCTACGAACCCTCCGGTGCCGAGCCCCGGCTGCTCGTCGGGTCCCGTCGCGGCGTCCCGTACCACGCCAAGCCGATGTACCGCCTGCAGGCGCCGAGACCCGCCGCCACCACCTTCTGCACCCCCGGTGCCGTGACCGCGCTGCTGGAGCAGGGCCGGCCGATCACGTTCCTCCGCGACCTCTGGCCGCTGGTCGGCCGCGAGGTGACCTGGGCCTACTACCTCGAGCTGGCCCAGGGCCACCCCGGGCGGGTGAGAGTGCCCTGGCCGCAGTTCGCGGCGACCTTCGCCGACCTGGAGTGGGGGAGCGCCGGGTACGCGCAGTGGATCGCGACGGTCGTGCCGGACCCGGCCGACCGCCTCGACCTGGCGGCGCTCGACCGACCGTTGCGGGACCGCCAGGTGGCCGACCGCGCCGAGCTCGCCCGGCTCGTCCGCTCCTACGTCCGGGCCGACCTGGCCCGGCGGCAGGACGTCGCCTTCAGCGCCGACCTCGGGGCGTTCCACGCGCTGCTGGCGGTGCTGCCCGTGCTGGGACCGGCCCTGGCCTCGCCGCAGATGGACCCCCGCTCGCTGGTGCAGGAGTTCCTCGGCTGGTTCATGGGCTTCTTCAGCTTCTACGCCAGCGGCCCCCCGCCCGACCGGCTGGAGCAGCTGCTCGCCCTCGAGGAGGCGGGGGTCGTCGCCTTCCTCGGTGGCGGCCTGGAGATCAGCACCGACCCCGACCGCGGCGCGTTCGTGGCCCGCTCGACGACGGTCCCCGGGGAGGTGCGGGCCCGCACGCTCGTGGACGCCACCCTGCCGGCCTTCGACCTCGGCCGGACCGAGGACCCGCTGCTGGCCGCCCTCGCCGCCCGCGGGGAGGCGGTCGGCCAGGTCCTCACCGCAGCCGACGGCGAGCGCCTCGAGACCGGGCAGCTGGCGGTCGACCCAGCCCACCGGCTGCGGCGGGCCGACGGGTCCAGCGCGTCCCGCCGGTTCGCCCTCGGCATGCACACGACGGTGAAGTCCGCCGCCTTCGCCCGGCCCGCCAGCAACGGGCCGGTGCACCGCCACAACGACCAGGTCGCGCGGACGCTGCTCGCGCTCGCGCCCCTTCCCGACCCGCCCCCGATCGACGACCCGACCGCCGCGCCCGGCGGCCCAGGAGGACAGTGA
- a CDS encoding phosphotransferase family protein — protein MRQGAVGHVRSVERHGRFLVEKRFADPRRRDTEVLALRELLHQGLPVPELVEVGPEAVLMTLMPGERLDAGSADLRLDRLRASTTWLRRLHELRPPGRLPSAPDDALTARRYRDAGGPALPLVVPPAGRPAFCHGDWTDGNLLAVDAGITAVLDWEAAHLGDPLRELSRAAWAAARKDPRSFDALVSGYGADPSAVRAWFPVHAAELWLWFAGAGPPEYLEQLTRELVRWPDA, from the coding sequence GTGCGGCAGGGGGCGGTCGGGCACGTCAGGTCGGTGGAGCGGCACGGACGCTTCCTCGTCGAGAAGCGCTTCGCCGATCCCCGCCGCCGTGACACCGAGGTGCTCGCCCTCCGGGAGCTGCTGCACCAGGGCCTCCCGGTCCCCGAGCTGGTCGAGGTCGGGCCGGAGGCCGTCCTGATGACCCTCATGCCGGGCGAGCGGCTGGACGCCGGCAGCGCTGACCTGCGTCTCGACCGGCTCCGGGCGTCGACGACCTGGTTGCGTCGGCTCCACGAGCTCCGACCTCCCGGTCGGCTGCCGAGCGCCCCGGACGACGCGCTGACCGCTCGCCGCTACCGCGACGCCGGCGGGCCCGCGCTGCCCCTCGTCGTCCCGCCGGCCGGCCGGCCGGCGTTCTGCCACGGCGACTGGACCGACGGGAACCTGCTGGCGGTGGACGCCGGCATCACGGCGGTCCTGGACTGGGAGGCGGCGCACCTGGGCGACCCCCTCCGCGAACTGTCGCGGGCGGCCTGGGCGGCGGCGCGGAAGGACCCCCGGTCGTTCGACGCCCTGGTGTCGGGCTACGGCGCCGACCCGTCCGCCGTGCGGGCGTGGTTCCCCGTCCACGCCGCCGAGCTCTGGCTGTGGTTCGCCGGAGCGGGACCACCGGAGTACCTCGAGCAGCTCACCCGCGAGCTGGTGAGGTGGCCCGACGCCTGA
- a CDS encoding class I SAM-dependent methyltransferase codes for MRSFDELVTEADHAPVEGWDFSWLDGRATEERPPWGYARALARRLAEAGASLDLQTGGGEVLAEAGTYPPLAVATEGWRPNLVVAAARLRPLGVAVLGHDEAAPLPFADASFDLVSSRHPVSTDWAEIARVLVPGGRYFSQQIGPASMVELSEAFLGPLPDADRWRRPEDARAAAERCGLEVVDLRSARLRAEFSDVGAIVYVLRKCVWWVPGFTVERYRDTLRRLHQQMVDDGPFVAHSSRFLVEARRPPR; via the coding sequence ATGCGCTCCTTCGACGAGCTCGTCACCGAGGCTGACCACGCCCCCGTCGAGGGCTGGGACTTCTCCTGGCTGGACGGACGCGCGACGGAGGAACGGCCGCCGTGGGGCTACGCACGCGCGCTGGCCCGTCGGCTGGCGGAGGCAGGAGCATCGCTCGACCTGCAGACCGGGGGCGGTGAGGTGCTGGCCGAGGCGGGCACCTACCCCCCGCTCGCCGTGGCGACGGAAGGCTGGCGGCCCAACCTCGTCGTCGCCGCGGCCCGGCTGCGCCCCCTCGGCGTCGCCGTGCTCGGCCACGACGAGGCGGCGCCCCTGCCGTTCGCCGACGCCTCGTTCGACCTGGTCTCGAGCCGGCACCCGGTGAGCACCGACTGGGCGGAGATCGCGAGGGTGCTGGTGCCGGGTGGCCGCTACTTCTCCCAGCAGATCGGTCCCGCCAGCATGGTCGAGCTGAGCGAGGCGTTCCTCGGCCCGCTGCCCGACGCGGATCGGTGGCGCCGGCCCGAGGACGCCCGCGCCGCGGCGGAGCGCTGCGGGCTGGAGGTGGTCGATCTCCGGTCGGCCAGGCTGCGGGCTGAGTTCTCCGACGTCGGGGCGATCGTCTACGTCCTGCGCAAGTGCGTGTGGTGGGTCCCCGGGTTCACGGTCGAGCGCTACCGGGACACCCTGCGCCGACTCCACCAGCAGATGGTGGACGACGGGCCGTTCGTCGCCCACTCCAGCCGCTTCCTGGTCGAGGCCCGCCGGCCACCGCGCTGA
- a CDS encoding GNAT family N-acetyltransferase, translating to MTLPTAESAAQGTAAAHPLDAATWASLTGPHRRLAEGRGRARRYPPDLSPFAALSSPDDERAWADLHHLQGPDQAVLLAGPPGFTDALPRGWAVDAVIPGVQLVATPAHRTEPDDEAFVISAADAVEAAELVARTEPGPFRARTHELGTYLGLRRRGRLVAMAGERLHPPGWSEISAVCTDPDHRRQGLATRLIRAVGHLVRERGDTPFLHTGAANTRAIDLYLDLGYALRREVEFAALRTPAAPAR from the coding sequence ATGACCCTCCCCACCGCCGAGTCCGCGGCGCAGGGCACCGCGGCGGCGCACCCGCTGGACGCGGCCACCTGGGCCTCGCTGACCGGCCCCCACCGCCGGCTCGCGGAAGGTCGGGGACGGGCGCGCCGCTACCCGCCCGACCTCTCCCCGTTCGCCGCCCTCTCCTCTCCCGACGACGAGCGTGCCTGGGCCGACCTGCACCACCTGCAGGGGCCCGACCAGGCCGTCCTCCTGGCGGGCCCGCCCGGCTTCACCGACGCGCTCCCCCGCGGGTGGGCGGTCGACGCGGTGATCCCCGGCGTCCAGCTGGTGGCGACCCCGGCGCACCGCACCGAGCCCGACGACGAGGCGTTCGTCATCAGTGCCGCGGACGCCGTCGAGGCCGCGGAACTGGTCGCCAGGACCGAGCCGGGACCGTTCCGGGCCCGGACCCACGAGCTGGGCACCTACCTCGGGCTGCGCCGGCGGGGCCGCCTCGTCGCGATGGCCGGCGAGCGGCTGCACCCGCCCGGCTGGAGCGAGATCAGCGCCGTCTGCACCGACCCGGACCACCGACGCCAGGGTCTGGCCACCCGGCTCATCCGGGCCGTGGGGCACCTCGTCCGGGAGCGCGGGGACACCCCGTTCCTGCACACCGGCGCGGCGAACACCCGCGCCATCGACCTCTACCTCGACCTGGGTTACGCGCTCCGGCGCGAGGTGGAGTTCGCCGCGCTGCGCACCCCGGCCGCCCCGGCCCGCTGA